The genomic stretch CGTTTTTCGATGAGAGCAGTGTCCAAAGACAACCAGCTGTCCATCGAAATCTGACGGTAATAGGGAGAGAAAAAATTACAACTGTCCGACAAGACATTTTTGGCCAATCGAATAGACGGGTCTACCATTTGACGCTGTTTTGTGTTGAATATGTCCATGTTATGTTGTATTTGCCCGAGGCTGTCGGTATAATCCCAAATGCAAGTAGGCACCACGTAAAAAATATCGACCTTTTTGTTCATGCCCTCTTGATTGGCCTCGAACCAACACTTGCTATCCGAGTAATCCACCTCGTCATTCGTGAAATTCGAAGAAATTTTCCCGCAGGAGATAAATAAAAGCAAGGAGCAAAAAGCAAAAATATATTTCAAAACAGTCTTCCCCATAATTTTATTTTTGATGTAAAATTTAAGGCAAAAATAGGTATTTTCTTTATATGTTTTTGTGGAATAAACGTTTTATCTTGCCGTGGATTTACTTTTAAGTTTGTAAGTGAACTATTTCTAGGGTAATAGGGGAAAACCCAATGAATAGCTGATGTACATTCGATGCATACAGGAATTAAAGACGTATCAATTTCGAATCAAAGACGAATCAAAGACGTTCACGAGTGTCTTTGATTCGTCTTTGATTCGAAAGAGCAGGGAGGGAAAAATAGTTCTTTCATAGAATTTCATTGGTTTATTGTCGGCTAACCTTCTCACAGTCTTATACTTTTTTCAAAAAAAAAGATAGAAATGTTTGGTGGTGATGGATAAAGTTGCTACCTTTGCGAGCCAAATTGAATAAAAGTAACTAATTTAAAAGTACTTGTATGCCAACTATTCAACAGTTAGTAAGAAAAGGAAGAACAAAAATCCAGGACAAGAGCAAGGCTCCGGCTTTGGATGCTTGCCCGCAAAGACGCGGGGTTTGCGTTCGTGTGTACACGACAACCCCGAAGAAACCGAACTCAGCGATGAGAAAGGTTGCCAGAGTTAGATTAACCAACGGGAAAGAGGTGAATGCCTACATTCCGGGAGAAGGACACAACTTGCAAGAGCACTCTATCGTGTTGATCAGAGGTGGTCGTGTAAAAGACCTTCCGGGAGTTCGTTATCACTTGGTTCGCGGTACATTGGATGCTGCCGGTGTAAACGGTCGTTTACAAGGTCGTTCTAAGTATGGCGCTAAGAGACCGAAAAAAGGTGCTGCAGCAGCTCCGGCAAAAGGTAAGAAGTAAAAAGATTAATTGACAGGAGTTGTTTATGGGTTGTTCCCGAAAAGTTGAGTAAATGGTCGTGAGACCGTTGAAGACCGGTAAGGGCAGCGAACGAACAAATTCGTAAACTAGAAGAGATGAGAAAAAGTAAACCAAAAAAAAGAATCCTGTTACCGGACCCGAAGTTCAACGACGTGTTGGTTACCCGGTTCGTTAATGATTTAATGGTAGATGGGAAGAAGTCTATCGCGTTTAGAATTTTCTATGATGCAATCGACATTGTAGACGAGAAAATGGCCAAGAAGGAAGAGAAACCTGCATTGGACATCTGGAAGCAAGCTTTGGAGAATATTACTCCGCAAGTAGAGGTTAAAAGCCGTCGTGTAGGTGGTGCAACATTCCAAGTGCCGATGGAAATCAACCCGAT from Butyricimonas virosa encodes the following:
- the rpsL gene encoding 30S ribosomal protein S12 yields the protein MPTIQQLVRKGRTKIQDKSKAPALDACPQRRGVCVRVYTTTPKKPNSAMRKVARVRLTNGKEVNAYIPGEGHNLQEHSIVLIRGGRVKDLPGVRYHLVRGTLDAAGVNGRLQGRSKYGAKRPKKGAAAAPAKGKK
- the rpsG gene encoding 30S ribosomal protein S7 → MRKSKPKKRILLPDPKFNDVLVTRFVNDLMVDGKKSIAFRIFYDAIDIVDEKMAKKEEKPALDIWKQALENITPQVEVKSRRVGGATFQVPMEINPMRKRAISVKNMILFSRKRSGRNMAEKLAAEIMAAYKEEGAAFKKKEDIHRMAEANRAFAHFRF